From one Triticum aestivum cultivar Chinese Spring chromosome 4B, IWGSC CS RefSeq v2.1, whole genome shotgun sequence genomic stretch:
- the LOC123094182 gene encoding histidine-containing phosphotransfer protein 2-like isoform X1 produces the protein MAAAALRAQLNAHIAGMYTNGVVDEDTFEELRDEGTAAEVSRLFIYDASEIIDDIDLQMEEPELDFDEVEALTQQLMRCTSSVGAQQVNLACMHFGNFYAIQYKQGSLVSLALVRNEFYIVRHELEIVMQLEEQIAACGPDS, from the exons ATGGCAGCCGCAGCACTGAGGGCGCAGCTGAACGCCCATATCGCCGGCATGTACACCAAT GGTGTGGTGGACGAGGATACATTCGAGGAGCTGCGGGACGAGGGCACCGCCGCCGAGGTCTCCCGCCTCTTCATCTACGACGCCTCCgagatcatcgacgacatcgacctCCAGAT GGAGGAGCCTGAATTGGACTTTGACGAGGTGGAAGCCCTGACGCAGCAGCTCATGCGGTGCACCTCCAG TGTTGGTGCACAGCAAGTGAACCTCGCCTGCATGCACTTCGGCAATTTCTATGCCATACAATACAAACAAGG GTCTCTCGTGTCATTGGCTCTTGTTAGGAATGAGTTCTATATTGTGCGACATGAGTTGGAGATCGTGATGCAG CTCGAAGAGCAGATCGCGGCATGTGGTCCTGACTCCTAA
- the LOC123094182 gene encoding histidine-containing phosphotransfer protein 2-like isoform X2: MAAAALRAQLNAHIAGMYTNGVVDEDTFEELRDEGTAAEVSRLFIYDASEIIDDIDLQMEEPELDFDEVEALTQQLMRCTSRSLVSLALVRNEFYIVRHELEIVMQLEEQIAACGPDS, translated from the exons ATGGCAGCCGCAGCACTGAGGGCGCAGCTGAACGCCCATATCGCCGGCATGTACACCAAT GGTGTGGTGGACGAGGATACATTCGAGGAGCTGCGGGACGAGGGCACCGCCGCCGAGGTCTCCCGCCTCTTCATCTACGACGCCTCCgagatcatcgacgacatcgacctCCAGAT GGAGGAGCCTGAATTGGACTTTGACGAGGTGGAAGCCCTGACGCAGCAGCTCATGCGGTGCACCTCCAG GTCTCTCGTGTCATTGGCTCTTGTTAGGAATGAGTTCTATATTGTGCGACATGAGTTGGAGATCGTGATGCAG CTCGAAGAGCAGATCGCGGCATGTGGTCCTGACTCCTAA